In Blattabacterium cuenoti, the following proteins share a genomic window:
- a CDS encoding alpha-ketoacid dehydrogenase subunit alpha/beta, whose protein sequence is MNYKNNKISNDDEGGSFDFDSFKEMVLNDYKLARISRETSILGRKEVLNGRAKFGIFGDGKEIPQLTMAKVFKNGDYRSGYYRDQTFMMAIGVLTVKSFFSQLYAHSDLEAEPVSSGRMMTSHFGTRFLNESGNWKNLIKQKNSSADISSTAAQMPRLLGLAQASKIYKKLKNLKKTHKMFSHNGNEVAFGTIGNASISEGLFWETLNAASVLQIPIILSIWDDEYGISVPNKYQFSKQNISDLLSGFHRNRKEKGIEIMRVNGYNYIDLTKTYIKADKIARNEHVPVIIHVTNLTQPQGHSTSSSHERYKSKERLEWEINNDGIKKFRDWILNFRFEINQENYRKVANVRDLDQIDIEAKEYVKNEKEKAWEAFQKPILKIKNEVLSLLYKIEDTYTEKKWIHKYVKKYIKELQDVTKNYLTKKSIFRISRKVLYLLSEIKSDAKDCLTEWIKKKYLVEQENYSSHLYSISEKASVKITEVFPVYNNENNYEVDGRIVLRENFDKLLELHSDLLIFGEDVGKIGDVNQGLEGLQKKYGKIRVFDTGIRESTILGQGIGLAMRGLRPIVEIQYIDYILYALQIMSDDLACLQYRTKGGQKAPVIIRTRGHRLEGIWHSGSPMGGIINYLRGILVLVPRNMVKAAGFYNTLLSGDDPALVVECLNGYRIKEKLPKNLGLFRTPIGIVERTRKGKDLTMVTYGSTWRIVNEASEELYKMNIDSEIIDVQSLLPFDLQEDIVKSLQKTNRLLIIDEDVPGGASAYILQKILEEQNGYYYLDSPPVTITAQEHRPPYGSDGDYFSKPSVENIVETVLKMMHDS, encoded by the coding sequence ATGAATTATAAGAATAATAAAATATCTAATGATGATGAGGGGGGGTCTTTTGATTTTGATTCATTTAAAGAAATGGTTTTAAATGATTACAAATTAGCACGAATTAGTCGTGAAACTAGCATTTTAGGACGTAAAGAAGTTTTAAATGGAAGAGCTAAATTCGGGATATTTGGAGATGGGAAAGAAATTCCTCAATTAACTATGGCAAAAGTTTTTAAAAATGGAGATTATCGATCGGGATATTATCGGGATCAAACATTTATGATGGCTATTGGAGTTTTAACTGTAAAAAGTTTTTTTTCTCAATTATACGCACATTCAGATTTGGAAGCAGAACCAGTTTCGTCTGGTAGAATGATGACGTCTCATTTTGGAACACGTTTTTTAAATGAATCTGGAAATTGGAAAAATCTTATTAAACAAAAAAATTCTAGTGCGGACATTTCTTCTACTGCGGCTCAAATGCCTAGATTATTAGGATTGGCTCAAGCTTCTAAAATTTATAAAAAATTAAAAAATTTAAAAAAAACACATAAAATGTTTTCTCATAATGGAAATGAAGTTGCATTTGGAACTATCGGGAATGCTAGTATTTCTGAAGGATTATTTTGGGAAACATTGAATGCGGCTTCAGTATTGCAGATTCCTATTATACTTTCTATTTGGGATGATGAATATGGAATATCTGTTCCTAATAAATATCAATTTTCAAAACAAAATATTAGTGATCTTTTATCTGGATTTCATAGAAATAGAAAAGAAAAAGGAATAGAAATTATGCGTGTAAATGGATATAATTACATAGATCTTACAAAAACATATATTAAAGCAGATAAAATTGCTCGTAATGAACATGTCCCTGTAATTATACATGTTACAAATTTAACCCAACCTCAAGGACATTCTACTTCTTCTTCACACGAAAGGTACAAATCAAAAGAACGTTTAGAATGGGAAATAAATAATGACGGAATCAAAAAATTTAGAGATTGGATTCTAAATTTTAGGTTTGAAATAAATCAAGAAAATTATCGTAAAGTAGCAAATGTTAGAGATTTAGATCAAATAGATATAGAAGCTAAAGAATATGTTAAAAATGAGAAAGAAAAAGCTTGGGAAGCATTTCAAAAACCTATTCTTAAAATTAAGAATGAAGTTTTAAGTCTTTTATATAAAATAGAAGATACTTATACGGAAAAAAAATGGATTCACAAATATGTGAAAAAATATATTAAAGAATTACAGGATGTAACAAAAAATTATCTTACAAAAAAATCAATATTTCGCATTTCTAGAAAAGTATTATATCTTTTATCAGAAATTAAATCTGATGCAAAGGACTGTCTAACAGAATGGATTAAAAAAAAATACCTTGTAGAACAAGAAAACTATTCTTCACATTTATATAGTATTTCCGAAAAAGCTTCCGTAAAAATAACAGAAGTCTTTCCTGTATACAATAATGAGAATAATTATGAAGTAGATGGAAGGATTGTATTAAGAGAAAATTTTGATAAATTATTGGAATTACATTCTGATCTTTTAATTTTTGGAGAAGATGTAGGAAAAATAGGAGATGTTAACCAAGGATTAGAAGGCTTGCAAAAAAAATATGGAAAAATTCGTGTTTTCGATACAGGAATACGTGAATCTACTATTCTTGGTCAAGGAATCGGACTTGCGATGCGAGGGCTTCGTCCTATAGTTGAAATTCAATATATAGATTACATCCTATATGCTTTACAAATCATGAGTGATGACTTAGCTTGTTTGCAATATAGAACAAAAGGAGGGCAAAAAGCTCCTGTTATTATTAGAACTAGAGGCCATCGTTTAGAAGGAATATGGCATTCTGGTTCTCCAATGGGTGGTATTATTAATTATTTGAGAGGGATTTTGGTTCTTGTTCCAAGAAATATGGTAAAAGCGGCTGGGTTTTATAACACTTTATTATCTGGAGATGATCCTGCTTTGGTTGTTGAATGTCTTAATGGATATAGAATCAAAGAAAAATTACCTAAAAATTTAGGTTTATTCAGAACGCCTATTGGAATAGTGGAAAGAACAAGAAAAGGAAAAGATCTCACTATGGTTACTTATGGATCTACATGGAGAATTGTAAATGAAGCGTCAGAAGAATTATATAAAATGAATATAGATTCTGAAATAATTGATGTTCAGTCTTTATTACCCTTTGATTTACAAGAAGACATTGTTAAAAGTTTACAAAAAACCAATAGGTTATTGATTATAGATGAAGATGTTCCAGGAGGGGCTTCTGCTTATATTTTACAGAAGATATTAGAAGAACAAAATGGATATTATTATTTAGATAGCCCACCTGTTACGATTACAGCTCAAGAACATCGTCCTCCTTATGGATCAGATGGGGATTATTTTTCAAAACCTTCTGTTGAAAATATAGTAGAAACAGTGTTAAAAATGATGCATGATAGTTAG
- the argS gene encoding arginine--tRNA ligase: protein MNDHFQSIEKIVRESIFVLYKLKSCPELDFQYTKKEYTGDITLILFPLSKKLKKPVEKIGKDIGNYVINQLKGLIRVSIIKGFLNFIFENDYYIYLLKEMLNTNFYDFKYTSKKIMIEYSSPNTNKPLHLGHIRNSLIGASIAEILKMVGHEIIKIQIINDRGIHICKSMIAWKKFGKGETPDSVKIKGDHFVGKYYSLFDKIYRKETQELSKKNYTPIQHSIMNQARELLKKWESGDPIILKTWKKMNQWVYNGFEETYKKLGIVFDKIEYESNIYEIGKEIVKKGLEKGVFFQKKDGSIWIDLIKEGFDQKLLLRSDQTSVYITQDIGTAVERFKKYDIDQIIYIVGKEQDYHFQVLFKVLKRLGYIWVNKLLHLSYEMVYLPSGRMKSREGNVIDADSIILEMYSIAKKNFLKKFIKVHEKSAEIIGLGALKYYFLKIDPRKKIIFHPEKSIDFKGKTGTYIQYTYSRIRSLERNFFKLCSLLNYYWSNIKFDVYERNMIKILQKYPLILKKSAIHLNPSLIANYVYEVSKTFNNLYQNKKLIDPLNVIHSNVRMNIIHVTGNVLKSGMNLLGIKMLDRM from the coding sequence ATGAATGATCATTTTCAGTCTATAGAAAAAATAGTCAGAGAATCTATATTTGTTTTATATAAATTAAAATCTTGTCCTGAATTGGATTTTCAATATACTAAAAAAGAATATACAGGGGATATTACTTTGATTTTATTTCCTTTATCCAAAAAATTAAAAAAGCCCGTAGAAAAAATTGGGAAAGATATAGGAAATTATGTGATAAATCAGTTAAAAGGGTTGATTCGGGTTTCTATTATTAAAGGTTTTTTAAACTTTATTTTCGAAAATGATTATTATATTTATCTTCTTAAAGAAATGTTAAATACAAATTTTTATGATTTTAAATATACTTCAAAAAAAATCATGATAGAATATTCTTCTCCTAATACTAATAAACCGCTTCATTTAGGTCATATTAGAAATAGTTTGATTGGAGCATCTATCGCTGAAATATTAAAAATGGTCGGACATGAAATAATAAAAATTCAAATTATTAATGATAGAGGAATACATATATGCAAATCTATGATAGCTTGGAAAAAATTTGGAAAAGGAGAAACTCCTGATAGTGTAAAAATAAAAGGAGATCATTTTGTAGGAAAATATTATAGTTTATTTGATAAAATATATCGTAAAGAGACTCAAGAATTATCTAAAAAAAATTATACACCTATTCAACATTCAATTATGAATCAAGCTAGAGAATTATTAAAAAAATGGGAATCAGGAGACCCTATTATTCTAAAGACTTGGAAAAAAATGAATCAATGGGTTTATAATGGATTTGAAGAAACTTATAAAAAATTGGGGATTGTTTTTGATAAAATAGAATATGAAAGTAATATTTATGAAATTGGAAAAGAAATTGTAAAAAAAGGCCTTGAAAAAGGAGTTTTTTTTCAAAAAAAAGATGGATCCATTTGGATTGATTTAATCAAAGAAGGTTTTGATCAAAAACTTTTATTACGATCTGATCAAACTTCCGTATACATAACTCAGGATATTGGAACAGCTGTTGAACGTTTTAAAAAATATGATATAGACCAAATCATATACATCGTAGGAAAAGAACAAGATTATCATTTTCAAGTTCTTTTTAAGGTGTTAAAACGTTTAGGATATATATGGGTAAATAAGTTATTACATTTATCTTATGAAATGGTATATTTACCAAGTGGGAGAATGAAATCTAGAGAAGGAAATGTTATAGATGCTGATAGTATTATTTTAGAAATGTATTCTATTGCAAAAAAAAATTTTTTAAAAAAATTTATAAAAGTACATGAAAAATCTGCTGAAATAATAGGATTAGGAGCTTTGAAATATTATTTTCTTAAAATAGATCCAAGAAAAAAAATAATTTTCCATCCTGAAAAATCTATAGATTTTAAAGGCAAAACAGGGACATATATTCAATACACTTATTCTAGAATCCGTTCTTTGGAACGAAATTTTTTCAAATTATGTTCATTACTTAATTATTATTGGTCAAATATAAAATTTGATGTATATGAAAGAAACATGATCAAAATTCTTCAAAAATATCCATTAATATTAAAAAAATCCGCAATACATTTAAATCCTTCTTTAATAGCGAATTATGTATATGAAGTATCTAAAACTTTTAATAACCTTTATCAAAATAAAAAATTAATAGATCCTTTAAACGTAATTCATAGTAATGTTCGCATGAATATTATTCATGTAACAGGAAATGTTTTAAAATCTGGAATGAATTTATTGGGCATTAAAATGCTTGATCGTATGTAA
- a CDS encoding branched-chain amino acid aminotransferase — MKIEKTLHSRIEKMDFNNIVFGNQYSDHMFCTEFKNGKWKNSIIKPFGKIMFSPISLVFHYGQAVFEGMKAYKDKNEEVFLFRPEENFKRINRSAARLEMPTIPENIFMNGLKKLIDIDRDWIPKNYGQSLYIRPFLIATNGVLSAKPSKDYMFMIISTPADTYYKYPLKIKIEEKYSRSASGGVGFTKAAGNYASSFYPTRLANEKGFDQILWTDSSTHTMIEESGTMNVFFYLKNKLITPKANDNILNGITCKSILSLAEKEGFLVEERNLSVSEIIEGLKTGELKEAFGCGTAAVINYFKMISYKENDFYLPDFSEKKRISLHLKKRLLDIQHNLSKDPFGWRVRLKRYL, encoded by the coding sequence ATGAAAATAGAAAAAACCTTACATTCTAGGATTGAAAAAATGGATTTCAATAATATTGTTTTTGGAAATCAGTATTCGGATCATATGTTTTGTACTGAATTTAAAAATGGAAAATGGAAAAATTCTATTATTAAGCCTTTTGGAAAAATAATGTTTTCTCCTATATCTCTTGTTTTTCATTATGGGCAAGCTGTTTTTGAAGGCATGAAAGCTTACAAAGATAAAAACGAAGAAGTTTTCTTATTTCGTCCGGAAGAAAACTTTAAAAGAATAAATAGATCCGCTGCTCGTTTGGAAATGCCGACTATACCTGAAAATATTTTTATGAATGGATTAAAAAAATTAATAGATATAGACAGGGATTGGATTCCAAAAAATTATGGACAATCTTTATATATTCGTCCTTTTTTAATTGCTACCAATGGAGTTTTGTCAGCTAAGCCTTCTAAAGATTATATGTTTATGATTATATCTACTCCTGCAGATACTTATTATAAATATCCTTTAAAAATTAAAATAGAAGAAAAATATAGCCGTTCTGCATCAGGAGGTGTTGGTTTTACTAAAGCTGCTGGTAATTATGCTTCTTCTTTTTATCCAACTAGATTAGCTAATGAAAAAGGATTTGATCAAATACTGTGGACGGATTCTTCTACTCATACAATGATAGAAGAATCCGGCACTATGAATGTTTTTTTTTATTTAAAAAATAAACTTATAACTCCAAAAGCCAATGACAATATATTAAATGGAATTACCTGTAAAAGTATTCTTTCTTTAGCGGAAAAAGAAGGTTTTTTAGTAGAAGAACGAAATTTAAGCGTATCAGAAATTATAGAAGGATTAAAAACTGGTGAATTGAAAGAAGCTTTTGGCTGTGGAACTGCAGCCGTTATAAATTATTTCAAAATGATTAGCTATAAAGAAAATGATTTTTATTTACCTGATTTTTCAGAAAAAAAAAGAATATCTCTTCATTTAAAGAAAAGATTATTAGATATACAACATAATCTGTCAAAAGATCCTTTCGGATGGAGAGTTCGATTAAAAAGATATTTGTAA
- the ffh gene encoding signal recognition particle protein, with product MFEHLQNKLSKALHILKGHNTITEINIASSLKEIGRALVDADVNYKIVKSFIQRVQEKSIGKKVLTSLNPKQLITKIVYDELVSLMGKKSIEINLSNDPAIILICGLQGSGKTSFSSKLAFFLRKKNKYPLLVAADIHRPAAINQLKLIADKADIPVFSLKESKNVIEIVNQSIFYASKKNRNVIIIDTAGRLGVDEIMMKEIQEINQCSQPDEVLFVVDAMTGQDAINTAQSFSKVLNFDGVVITKLDGDSRGGVAITMSSIVKKPIKFISNGEKIEDLEIFHPDRIANRILGMGDIVSLVEKVQEQFDEKRTQKIYQKISKNRFDFNDLLEQIQQFKKIGNIKNIISMIPGIDRYFSFYGNQKDSLKKIETIIYSMTPYERNHPKILTDIKRKKRISKGSGITLSHIDLFIKQFHDMNKIMKKIHAHSGKKIVKDFIYQMINKENNV from the coding sequence ATGTTTGAACATTTACAAAATAAACTCTCTAAAGCTCTTCATATTTTGAAGGGACACAATACAATTACAGAAATTAATATAGCATCTTCTTTAAAAGAAATTGGACGAGCACTTGTTGATGCAGACGTTAATTATAAGATAGTTAAAAGTTTTATTCAAAGAGTTCAAGAAAAATCTATTGGAAAAAAAGTACTAACTTCTTTAAATCCAAAACAATTAATTACAAAAATAGTATATGATGAATTAGTTTCTCTTATGGGAAAAAAAAGTATAGAAATCAATCTTTCTAATGATCCTGCTATTATCTTAATTTGTGGATTACAGGGAAGTGGAAAAACTTCTTTTTCCTCTAAACTTGCTTTTTTTTTAAGAAAAAAAAATAAATATCCTTTGCTCGTTGCTGCAGATATTCATCGTCCCGCAGCTATAAATCAATTGAAATTGATTGCGGATAAAGCCGATATTCCTGTTTTTTCTTTAAAAGAAAGTAAAAATGTTATAGAAATTGTAAATCAATCTATTTTTTATGCTTCTAAAAAAAATAGAAATGTAATTATTATTGATACAGCTGGTAGATTAGGTGTAGATGAAATCATGATGAAGGAAATTCAAGAAATAAATCAATGTTCTCAACCAGACGAGGTTTTATTTGTTGTTGATGCCATGACAGGACAAGATGCTATAAATACGGCTCAATCTTTTTCAAAAGTATTGAATTTTGATGGGGTTGTCATAACGAAATTAGACGGAGACAGTAGAGGTGGTGTTGCTATAACCATGTCTAGTATAGTGAAAAAACCTATAAAATTTATTAGTAATGGAGAAAAGATAGAGGATTTAGAAATTTTTCATCCAGACAGAATAGCTAACAGAATATTGGGTATGGGTGATATAGTTTCTTTGGTTGAAAAAGTACAAGAACAATTTGATGAAAAAAGAACTCAAAAAATTTATCAAAAAATTTCAAAAAATCGTTTTGATTTTAATGACTTATTAGAGCAAATTCAACAATTTAAAAAAATAGGAAATATAAAAAATATTATTTCAATGATTCCTGGAATTGATAGGTATTTTTCTTTTTATGGAAATCAAAAAGATTCTTTAAAAAAAATAGAAACTATTATTTATTCTATGACTCCTTATGAAAGAAATCATCCTAAAATTCTTACTGATATAAAAAGAAAAAAGAGAATATCTAAAGGATCTGGGATTACATTAAGTCATATAGATCTTTTTATCAAACAATTTCATGATATGAATAAAATCATGAAGAAAATTCATGCTCATTCAGGAAAAAAAATTGTAAAGGATTTTATATATCAAATGATTAACAAAGAAAATAATGTATAA
- a CDS encoding MIP/aquaporin family protein: protein MTKIYAEIIGTMILVFLGNGVGANVVLSKTKGHSKNGEWLTITIGWALAVFMGITVSAPYSGAHLNPCVTISFAIIGKFSWNMVPFYIFSQFIGAMLGSLFVWILYKDHFLETQEKEEKLSVFVTIPSIKNLFSNFLSEVLATFIFIFISLYLSTEGTLFFKEGKYPIGLGSLGALPSALVVLGVVLSLGGATGAALNPARDLGPRIIYSIIPIPGKGKSNWDYALIPIFGPIVGCVIAATLYLFLSL from the coding sequence ATGACAAAAATATATGCAGAAATTATAGGAACAATGATTTTAGTATTTTTAGGAAATGGTGTGGGTGCAAATGTTGTTTTGTCAAAAACTAAAGGTCACAGTAAAAATGGAGAATGGCTGACTATTACTATAGGATGGGCATTAGCTGTTTTTATGGGAATAACAGTATCTGCTCCTTATAGTGGAGCTCATTTAAATCCATGTGTTACTATAAGTTTTGCCATAATTGGAAAATTTAGTTGGAACATGGTTCCTTTTTATATTTTTTCTCAATTTATTGGAGCTATGTTAGGGTCTTTATTCGTATGGATTTTATACAAGGACCATTTTCTTGAAACTCAAGAAAAAGAAGAAAAATTATCTGTTTTTGTAACGATTCCTTCTATAAAAAATTTATTTTCTAATTTTTTAAGTGAAGTTTTAGCTACTTTTATTTTTATATTCATTTCTTTATATCTTTCTACTGAAGGAACTCTTTTTTTTAAAGAGGGAAAGTATCCAATAGGATTGGGATCGTTAGGGGCGCTTCCTTCCGCTTTGGTAGTGTTAGGTGTTGTTTTATCTTTAGGAGGGGCTACAGGTGCTGCTCTAAATCCTGCTCGTGACCTAGGACCAAGAATCATATATTCTATAATTCCTATTCCTGGAAAAGGAAAAAGTAATTGGGATTATGCTTTGATCCCAATATTTGGGCCTATAGTAGGATGTGTAATAGCGGCAACATTATATTTATTTTTGTCATTGTAA
- the glpK gene encoding glycerol kinase GlpK: protein MFMKKYVLSLDQGTTSSRAIIFDKIGNIISVAQREFTQIYPHPGWVEHNAEEIWSTQASVALEAILKANLEGENIVSIGITNQRETTVVWDKKTGEPIFNAIVWQDRRTFKYCDLLKKEGLTEMIRKKTGLIIDPYFSATKIRWILENVPGAKKKAHSGSLAFGTIDSWLIWNLTGKEIHVTDVTNASRTMLFNIHTLSWDQELINLFNIPITMLPEVKSSSEIFGYTTGHILSHKIPISGIAGDQQAALFGQMCTKIGMVKNTYGTGCFMLMNVGDNPVFSQNNLITTVAWKIKNQVQYALEGSVFIAGAVVQWLRDGLGLLLSSNEAEILASSVENTEGLYMVPAFSGLGAPYWDQKARGIIVGITRGTSSAHLVRAALESIAFQNMDVLKAMEADSGISIKELRVDGGATVNQLLMQFQSDILNVKVVKSKISELTAAGAAYLAGLAVNYWSSLEEIQDKWQLEQIFEPKGMDNRLERIQGWKRAIKTTRSWSSQIK, encoded by the coding sequence ATGTTTATGAAAAAATATGTGCTATCATTAGATCAGGGAACGACCAGTTCGAGAGCTATTATTTTTGATAAAATTGGAAATATTATTTCTGTAGCTCAACGAGAGTTTACACAAATTTATCCTCATCCTGGATGGGTAGAACACAATGCAGAAGAGATATGGTCGACGCAAGCTTCAGTAGCTTTAGAGGCTATTTTAAAGGCTAATTTAGAAGGAGAAAATATTGTATCAATAGGAATTACCAATCAAAGAGAAACCACTGTTGTGTGGGATAAAAAAACGGGAGAACCTATTTTTAATGCGATAGTATGGCAAGATAGACGTACATTTAAATATTGTGATCTTCTTAAAAAAGAAGGACTAACCGAAATGATTCGAAAAAAAACAGGTTTAATTATCGATCCTTATTTTTCAGCTACAAAAATTAGATGGATATTAGAAAATGTTCCTGGAGCTAAGAAAAAAGCTCATTCTGGATCCTTAGCATTTGGGACGATAGATTCATGGTTAATATGGAATTTAACCGGTAAAGAAATTCACGTCACAGATGTGACTAATGCTTCTCGTACTATGTTATTTAATATTCACACACTTAGTTGGGATCAAGAGTTGATAAATTTATTTAACATTCCAATTACCATGCTACCAGAAGTAAAATCATCTAGTGAAATTTTTGGTTATACAACAGGACATATTTTATCACATAAAATCCCTATATCTGGTATTGCTGGAGATCAACAAGCTGCTCTTTTTGGGCAAATGTGTACTAAAATTGGTATGGTAAAAAATACTTATGGAACAGGATGTTTTATGTTAATGAATGTAGGAGATAATCCGGTTTTTTCACAAAATAATTTAATTACTACTGTAGCTTGGAAAATAAAAAATCAAGTTCAATATGCATTGGAAGGAAGTGTTTTTATCGCAGGTGCTGTCGTTCAATGGCTTAGAGATGGGTTAGGACTCCTTTTATCTTCCAATGAAGCTGAAATATTAGCTTCTTCTGTAGAGAATACGGAAGGCCTGTATATGGTCCCAGCTTTTTCAGGTTTGGGTGCTCCTTATTGGGATCAAAAAGCAAGAGGAATTATTGTCGGCATAACAAGAGGAACTTCTTCTGCTCATCTTGTTCGAGCCGCATTAGAAAGTATTGCTTTTCAAAATATGGATGTACTGAAAGCTATGGAAGCCGATTCTGGTATTTCTATAAAAGAACTTCGTGTAGATGGAGGGGCAACGGTAAATCAATTGTTAATGCAGTTTCAATCTGATATTTTGAATGTAAAAGTTGTAAAATCTAAAATTTCAGAACTTACAGCAGCTGGAGCTGCTTATTTAGCGGGATTAGCTGTAAATTATTGGAGCAGTCTTGAAGAGATTCAAGATAAATGGCAATTAGAACAAATTTTTGAGCCAAAAGGAATGGATAATAGATTAGAAAGAATTCAAGGTTGGAAAAGAGCAATAAAAACAACTCGTTCTTGGTCCAGTCAAATAAAATAA
- a CDS encoding glycerol-3-phosphate dehydrogenase/oxidase translates to MMKDFLNRDRFLKILENVNIWDVIIVGGGATGLGIALDSSSRGYKTLLLEQSDFSKATSSRSTKLVHGGIRYLAQGNIRLVYEALQERGFLLKNAPHLVKKQKFIIPVFNWKMGIMYWTGLKLYEWLSGSLSFGKSKFLSKNEIVKNFPEIRSKELKGGILYYDGQFDDARLAINLAQTCVQKGGILLNYFQVKSLLKKVGNKISGVVACDLETKKKYSIYSKMVINATGVFSDSISRMDESTCPIFIKPSQGTHIVLDKSFFSSSNAIVIPKTPDGRVLFCVPWYDHVLVGTTDTFLEKSVLEPKPLEEEIDFILQTFNRYFVLHTKKSDILSAFSGLRPLFVPNNNSCSTKTKDISRSHKLMISSSGLISVIGGKWTTYRKMAEDTVNKAIEIGKLKKMPSVTKNLKIYGSYSSYKSQNYHWNRYGEDEYHIKKLIDKNPLLGVSLISKDSSSYYYTEAEVVWMVRYEMARTIEDVLARRFRLLFLNAKKAIDIAPRVATLMAKELSRDEKWEKSQVAAFKKLAMQYYYPSV, encoded by the coding sequence ATGATGAAAGATTTTTTAAATAGAGATAGATTTTTGAAGATTTTAGAAAATGTAAATATTTGGGATGTTATTATTGTTGGAGGAGGTGCCACAGGATTAGGCATCGCTTTAGATTCTTCCTCCAGAGGATATAAAACTCTTTTATTAGAACAGTCTGATTTTTCTAAAGCAACTTCTAGTCGTAGTACGAAATTAGTTCATGGAGGAATCCGATATTTAGCTCAAGGAAACATAAGGTTAGTTTATGAAGCATTGCAGGAGAGAGGTTTTTTATTAAAAAACGCACCTCATTTAGTTAAAAAACAAAAATTTATTATTCCAGTATTTAATTGGAAAATGGGCATTATGTATTGGACTGGTTTAAAATTGTATGAATGGTTATCTGGTTCTTTAAGTTTTGGTAAATCCAAATTTTTATCAAAAAACGAAATAGTTAAAAATTTTCCAGAAATTAGGAGCAAAGAGTTAAAAGGAGGGATTTTATATTATGATGGACAGTTTGATGATGCGCGTTTAGCTATAAATTTAGCTCAGACATGTGTTCAAAAAGGCGGAATATTATTGAATTATTTTCAAGTTAAAAGTTTACTTAAAAAAGTTGGGAATAAAATTTCTGGAGTTGTAGCTTGTGATCTTGAAACTAAAAAAAAATATTCTATTTATTCAAAAATGGTTATAAACGCTACTGGAGTTTTTTCTGATTCTATTTCAAGAATGGATGAATCTACATGCCCTATTTTCATAAAACCAAGTCAAGGAACACATATTGTATTAGATAAATCTTTTTTCAGTAGTTCAAACGCTATAGTTATTCCAAAAACTCCGGATGGAAGAGTCTTATTTTGCGTTCCATGGTATGATCATGTTTTAGTTGGAACTACAGATACTTTTTTGGAAAAAAGCGTTCTTGAACCGAAACCTTTAGAAGAAGAGATCGATTTTATATTACAAACTTTTAATAGATATTTTGTACTTCATACAAAAAAAAGTGATATATTAAGTGCATTTTCTGGATTACGTCCTCTTTTTGTTCCTAATAATAATTCTTGTTCTACTAAAACTAAAGATATTTCTAGATCTCATAAACTTATGATTAGTTCTTCTGGATTAATTAGTGTTATAGGTGGAAAATGGACTACATATAGAAAAATGGCGGAAGATACTGTAAATAAAGCTATTGAAATAGGAAAATTAAAAAAAATGCCTTCTGTTACAAAGAATCTTAAAATTTATGGATCCTATTCTTCATATAAAAGTCAGAATTATCATTGGAATAGATATGGAGAAGATGAATATCATATAAAAAAATTAATTGATAAAAATCCATTGTTGGGAGTTTCCTTAATTTCAAAAGATTCTTCCTCTTATTATTATACCGAAGCCGAAGTAGTTTGGATGGTTCGGTATGAAATGGCGAGAACAATTGAAGACGTTTTGGCAAGAAGGTTCCGTTTATTATTTTTAAATGCTAAAAAAGCAATAGATATAGCACCCAGAGTCGCTACATTAATGGCTAAAGAACTTTCTAGAGATGAAAAGTGGGAAAAATCACAAGTAGCTGCTTTCAAAAAGTTAGCTATGCAATACTATTATCCATCAGTTTGA